A genomic window from Streptomyces sp. NBC_00234 includes:
- a CDS encoding helix-turn-helix transcriptional regulator produces MLDTSARLLRLLSLLQTSRVWPGSELAERLEVSGRTVRNDIDRLRELGYPVDATRGATGGYRLVAGAAMPPLLLDDEEAVAVTIALRTAVQGAVPGTEETSLQALAKLEQVLPPRLRRRVRALQAYTVAVPADRPAPAVSADVLTTLVSACRDRERLRFDYLNHAGSTTRRLVEPYRAVNWGRRWYLVAWDVERQDWRTFRIDRIEPRTPTGPRFSPRELPGGDAAAYVSLRVSSAAWRYHARVTVHAPATAVIERINPAVGTVEAVDADSCILITGADTVQTLAVYLGMLDFDFDVTEPAELVTHLRRLGDRYTRSTPPAH; encoded by the coding sequence GTTTGCTGCGCCTGCTCTCTCTGCTGCAGACCTCGCGCGTTTGGCCGGGTTCGGAACTGGCCGAGCGCCTGGAGGTGAGTGGCCGTACCGTCCGCAACGACATCGACCGGTTGCGCGAGCTCGGCTACCCCGTGGACGCGACACGCGGTGCCACCGGCGGCTACCGGCTGGTCGCCGGGGCTGCGATGCCGCCGTTGCTTCTCGACGACGAGGAAGCCGTGGCCGTGACGATTGCCCTGCGCACTGCTGTGCAGGGCGCCGTCCCTGGCACCGAGGAGACGTCATTGCAGGCGCTGGCCAAGCTGGAGCAGGTGCTGCCCCCGCGGCTGCGCCGACGCGTACGCGCCCTTCAGGCGTACACGGTCGCCGTGCCGGCGGACCGTCCGGCACCGGCTGTGTCTGCGGATGTGCTGACCACCCTGGTGTCGGCCTGTCGTGACCGGGAACGGCTGCGCTTCGACTACCTGAACCATGCCGGCTCGACCACCCGCCGGCTGGTCGAGCCGTATCGGGCGGTCAACTGGGGCCGGCGCTGGTACCTGGTGGCGTGGGACGTCGAGCGCCAGGACTGGCGGACCTTCAGGATCGACCGAATAGAGCCCCGCACCCCGACCGGCCCGCGCTTCTCCCCGCGCGAACTGCCCGGCGGCGACGCCGCGGCGTACGTCTCCCTGCGGGTGTCGAGCGCTGCCTGGCGCTACCACGCGCGGGTGACCGTCCATGCCCCGGCGACGGCGGTGATCGAGCGGATCAACCCCGCGGTCGGCACGGTCGAGGCTGTGGATGCCGACAGCTGCATCCTGATCACCGGTGCCGATACGGTGCAGACCCTTGCCGTCTACCTGGGCATGCTCGACTTCGACTTCGACGTCACCGAGCCCGCGGAACTGGTCACCCACCTGCGCCGGCTCGGAGACCGGTACACCCGCTCGACGCCTCCCGCCCATTGA
- a CDS encoding TetR/AcrR family transcriptional regulator, translated as MPKSPATKSRNKRAGSQLTPDAIIDASLRIAERGSEDAFTVRRLGEELGADPTAIYRHFRDKDELLLSVADRTLGEALDAIPEGLDWKGRIRALADASLAVALKYPVVGSAMASRTTRRTNEFRVVELILGAVREAGLEGAEATVHYRMIGDTLLAYVGQQAAFLLFDADARAADDSAWSREYRLVDPQHFPNITRLSGELAEVTDEQIFDATVEALISAVERRAAILRVS; from the coding sequence ATGCCGAAGTCACCCGCCACCAAGTCCCGGAACAAACGCGCAGGCAGTCAGCTCACGCCCGACGCGATCATCGACGCGAGCCTTCGCATCGCCGAGCGCGGAAGCGAGGACGCCTTCACCGTCCGGCGCCTGGGTGAGGAGCTCGGCGCGGATCCGACCGCGATCTACCGGCACTTCCGCGACAAGGACGAGCTCCTGCTGTCGGTCGCGGACCGCACGCTCGGCGAGGCACTCGACGCCATCCCCGAGGGCCTCGACTGGAAGGGCCGCATCCGGGCACTCGCCGACGCCTCGCTCGCGGTCGCCCTCAAGTACCCGGTGGTGGGATCGGCCATGGCAAGCCGGACCACGCGCCGGACCAACGAGTTCCGGGTCGTCGAACTCATCCTCGGAGCGGTCCGCGAGGCCGGCCTGGAGGGCGCCGAGGCCACCGTCCATTACCGCATGATCGGGGACACACTCCTCGCGTACGTGGGTCAGCAGGCCGCGTTCCTCCTGTTCGACGCGGACGCCCGCGCAGCCGACGACTCCGCATGGAGCCGTGAGTACCGACTGGTCGACCCGCAGCACTTCCCGAACATCACCCGCCTCAGCGGCGAACTCGCCGAGGTGACGGACGAGCAGATCTTCGACGCCACGGTGGAGGCCCTGATCTCGGCCGTCGAAAGGCGCGCCGCGATCCTGCGGGTGTCCTAG